Below is a genomic region from Pontibacillus yanchengensis.
CCTTATGAGGAACTTTTGAAACGTCATCACCATTTGTCTGAGGAAGAGGTAGAAAAACAACGAGAAGATCATTACCAGCGAATTATTCAAGATAAAGGACCACGTGCGGGTGTTATCGAATACATAAAAAGGGCAAAACAGTTACAACTACATCTATGCCTTGCTTCAAGTTCATCAAAAAAGTGGATTACCTCGCATCTACAAATGATTGGGATTGATATAAATCAATTTGATTTTATCAGTACTTCTGATGATGTGACACATGTAAAGCCTGATCCTGAGCTTTATAATAGAGTGCTAGGTCATTTCCATTTACATCCAAATGAAGCTATTGTGTTTGAAGATTCTCCTAATGGCTCACTCGCTGCCATTCGAGCTAGTATTCCTTGCGTAATTGTACCTAATAGTGTTACCAAAAATCTTCAATTTGATCATCGCATTTTGCTTCATCTCAACTCAAAAGAAGAAAAGAGTCTTGATGAAGTAATTGATTTTGTAGAAAATAGCTTTGGTTAATAAAGGTAATATTGCAGGAATAGTGATTAAAATTTGAAGAGAATCTAGGAGGTCATTCATCTGAAAATACTTGGATACCGCTATGTTACCGGTTTCTAAGGATAGTATGGATATGGTGGG
It encodes:
- a CDS encoding HAD family hydrolase, which produces MIKAIIFDFDGLIFDTETFEQQSFEEVFDHYQESFPKEEWLKSIGSSTDYNPYEELLKRHHHLSEEEVEKQREDHYQRIIQDKGPRAGVIEYIKRAKQLQLHLCLASSSSKKWITSHLQMIGIDINQFDFISTSDDVTHVKPDPELYNRVLGHFHLHPNEAIVFEDSPNGSLAAIRASIPCVIVPNSVTKNLQFDHRILLHLNSKEEKSLDEVIDFVENSFG